From the genome of Actinacidiphila yeochonensis CN732, one region includes:
- a CDS encoding condensation domain-containing protein, producing MPVQDFTTLPLTQAQQGVWFGQHLDPGSPKYNIAECFELRGPIDESVFRAAVAGAVAEHQALHVEFTTVEAVPHQRLLPVRPVPPEVVDLSGHPDPWAAAEAYTAADLATPGEVAVRGDLFHHALLRLAPDHHLWYSRYHHLVVDGLGVSVLHGRIAELYNAVLAGQPAPSSPVADPADPAGPAEGLRALVADDRSYAASPEADRDRAYWTSRFPHPGAAEPLTPRRPVPPARQRAAGTETGTETGTETGTETGTETRTGTETAAGPGPPCSGAGCTARRAWGPRCSPACARSAGPPAPPGRPRPSPPSPCTSTAPPARAR from the coding sequence ATGCCAGTACAGGACTTCACGACCCTCCCGCTGACCCAGGCGCAGCAGGGCGTGTGGTTCGGCCAGCACCTCGACCCCGGCAGCCCGAAGTACAACATCGCCGAGTGCTTCGAACTGCGGGGCCCGATCGACGAGTCGGTGTTCCGGGCCGCCGTGGCCGGAGCCGTCGCCGAACACCAGGCGCTGCACGTCGAGTTCACCACCGTCGAGGCCGTGCCGCACCAGCGGCTGCTGCCGGTCCGACCGGTGCCGCCCGAGGTGGTCGACCTCAGCGGGCACCCCGACCCGTGGGCGGCGGCCGAGGCGTACACCGCCGCCGACCTCGCCACCCCCGGTGAGGTCGCCGTCCGCGGCGACCTCTTCCACCACGCGCTGCTCCGGCTCGCCCCCGACCACCACCTCTGGTACTCGCGCTACCACCACCTCGTCGTGGACGGCCTGGGCGTGTCCGTGCTGCACGGGCGGATCGCCGAGCTGTACAACGCGGTCCTCGCCGGGCAGCCCGCGCCATCGTCCCCGGTGGCCGATCCCGCCGATCCCGCCGGTCCGGCCGAGGGGCTGCGCGCGCTGGTCGCGGACGACCGTTCCTACGCCGCGTCCCCGGAGGCCGACCGCGACCGCGCCTACTGGACCAGCCGCTTCCCGCACCCGGGCGCGGCCGAACCGCTCACCCCGCGCCGCCCCGTACCCCCGGCCCGGCAACGGGCGGCGGGGACGGAAACGGGGACGGAAACGGGGACGGAAACGGGGACGGAAACGGGGACGGAAACGAGGACAGGAACGGAGACGGCGGCCGGGCCAGGGCCGCCGTGCTCAGGCGCGGGCTGCACGGCACGGAGGGCCTGGGGACCGAGGTGCTCGCCGGCTTGCGCGAGATCGGCCGGGCCGCCCGCACCACCTGGTCGGCCGCGGCCGTCGCCGCCGTCGCCCTGCACGTCCACCGCACCACCGGCGAGGGCGAGGTGA
- a CDS encoding MbtH family protein: MANPFDDENGRFLVLVNDERQYSLWPAGATVPAGWQVALAENSQAECLRFVEETWTDMRPASLAAAMDADAREGVHPAQPA; the protein is encoded by the coding sequence ATGGCCAATCCGTTTGACGACGAAAACGGGCGTTTCCTTGTCCTGGTGAATGACGAGCGGCAGTACTCCCTCTGGCCGGCGGGTGCCACGGTGCCGGCCGGATGGCAGGTGGCGCTCGCCGAGAACTCCCAAGCGGAGTGCCTGCGCTTCGTGGAGGAGACCTGGACCGACATGCGACCGGCCAGCCTGGCCGCCGCCATGGACGCCGACGCCCGGGAGGGTGTGCACCCGGCGCAGCCCGCCTGA
- a CDS encoding AMP-binding protein, translated as MARACPGTRVWHVYGPTETTTFATRHLVSAGEAGVPPIGGVLDGMRAYVLDDRLEVVPPGVEGELYLAGSGLARGYLGRPGLSASRFVADPYGPVGGRMYRTGDLARWDAGGRLVYVGRVDAQVKLRGFRIELGEIEAVLGPCRGWVRCVWCCGRTCRGIGGSWRI; from the coding sequence GTGGCTCGGGCCTGCCCGGGGACGCGGGTGTGGCATGTGTACGGGCCGACGGAGACGACCACGTTCGCGACCCGTCATCTGGTGTCTGCGGGTGAGGCGGGGGTGCCGCCGATCGGTGGGGTGTTGGACGGGATGCGGGCGTATGTGCTGGACGACCGGTTGGAGGTGGTGCCGCCGGGGGTGGAGGGGGAGCTGTATCTGGCGGGTTCGGGGTTGGCGCGCGGGTATCTGGGGCGTCCTGGGTTGAGTGCGTCGCGGTTCGTGGCTGATCCGTACGGTCCGGTTGGTGGGCGGATGTATCGGACGGGGGATCTGGCGCGGTGGGACGCCGGTGGTCGGCTGGTGTATGTGGGGCGGGTGGACGCGCAGGTGAAGTTGCGCGGGTTCCGGATCGAACTGGGGGAGATCGAGGCGGTGTTGGGGCCGTGTCGGGGGTGGGTGCGGTGTGTGTGGTGCTGCGGGAGGACCTGCCGGGGGATCGGCGGATCGTGGCGTATCTGA